One stretch of Euphorbia lathyris chromosome 7, ddEupLath1.1, whole genome shotgun sequence DNA includes these proteins:
- the LOC136201196 gene encoding probable ubiquitin-conjugating enzyme E2 18, translating into MTSSSAQSRKALSKIACNRLQKELAEWQLNPPAGFKHKVTDNLQRWVIEVHGAPGTIYANETFQLQVDFPEHYPMEAPQVIFIPPAPLHPHIYSNGHICLDILYDSWSPAMTVSSICISILSMLSSATVKQRPVDNDRYVKNCKSGRSPKETRWWFHDDKV; encoded by the exons ATGACTAGCTCCTCCGCTCAATCACgcaag GCTTTAAGCAAGATCGCATGTAATAGATTGCAAAAAGAGCTCGCTGAATGGCAGTTGAATCCTCCAGCAGGTTTCAAACACAAAGTCACCGATAATCTTCAACG ATGGGTGATAGAAGTACACGGAGCCCCAGGAACTATATATGCGAATGAAACTTTTCAGCTTCAAGTTGATTTCCCTGAACATTACCCCATGGAAGCACCTCAG GTGATTTTTATTCCACCAGCTCCTCTCCATCCTCACATCTACAGTAATGGACATATATGTTTAG ATATTCTGTATGATTCCTGGTCCCCTGCTATGACAGTCAGTTCAATTTGTATCAGCATTCTCTCCATGCTTTCAAGTGCAACTGTGAAG CAACGCCCGGTTGATAATGATAGGTATGTGAAGAATTGCAAGAGCGGGAGATCTCCGAAAGAGACGAGATGGTGGTTCCATGATGATAAAGTGTAA